One window from the genome of Acanthochromis polyacanthus isolate Apoly-LR-REF ecotype Palm Island chromosome 21, KAUST_Apoly_ChrSc, whole genome shotgun sequence encodes:
- the tmub2 gene encoding transmembrane and ubiquitin-like domain-containing protein 2, translating to MAVCALTMLDGMEDEVTAAGGVLLLVLALILAWLSTHVADRGDHILGTILTVGAHASLIGLGGHDNYSGGPAGADAPEQQTPPPSQENKPDDSEPSAERGEGEGTGEGAEGVWTDLLLDIQSKQPQAGRLNTSDGEDEEDDEEDEELEEEEKKAIKPVLTTASTTTSISVRLKFLNDTEEVAVVEPQDTVGILKSKCFSGREHQIKLIYQGQLLQDPKKTLLSLNITDNSVIHCHVSQTLHEAGPEEGAQSGAGAGAGSGVSGGFRAAGVAISTSSLVVPVFVVILAVVWYFRINYRQFFTAPATISLVGVTVFFSFLIFGMHSR from the exons ATGGCAGTGTGTGCACTGACCATGTTGGATGGGATGGAGGACGAGGTGACGGCAGCAGGCGGCGTTCTGCTGCTGGTCCTGGCCCTCATCTTGGCTTGGCTCTCGACCCACGTGGCCGACCGGGGAGACCACATCCTGGGCACCATCCTCACTGTGGGCGCTCACGCCTCCCTGATCGGACTGGGGGGCCATGACAACTACAGCGGGGGTCCTGCCGGTGCTGACGCCCCCGAACAGCAAACTCCTCCACCTTCACAGGAGAACAAGCCGGACGACAGCGAGCCGTCGGCCGAGAGGGGAGAGGGTGAGGGGACGGGGGAAGGGGCTGAGGGGGTTTGGACAGATCTTCTGCTGGACATACAGAGCAAACAACCTCAGGCTGGAAGACTGAACACTTCCGatggagaggatgaggaggatgatgaggaagatgaggagctggaggaggaagaaaagaaggCTATAAAGCCAGTTTTGACCACCGCCAGTACGACCACTTCCATCTCTGTCCGCTTGAAGTTTTTAAACGACACAGAGGAAGTGGCAGTCGTAGAACCACAGGACACAGTGGGAATACTGAAAAG CAAATGTTTCTCAGGTCGGGAGCATCAAATTAAGTTAATTTACCAAGGCCAGCTGCTGCAGGATCCCAAGAAGACTCTGCTCTCCCTGAACATCACGGACAACAGCGTGATCCACTGCCACGTCTCCCAGACCCTGCACGAGGCCGGTCCAGAGGAAGGGGCTCAGTCCGGGGCCGGAGCAGGAGCTGGGTCTGGGGTTTCCGGAGGGTTCAGGGCCGCCGGCGTGGCAATCAGCACTAGCAGCCTGGTGGTGCCTGTGTTCGTGGTGATACTGGCCGTGGTGTGGTACTTTCGCATCAACTACCGGCAGTTCTTCACCGCCCCCGCGACCATCTCCCTCGTGGGAGTCACTGTGTTCTTTAGCTTTCTGATATTTGGGATGCACAGCCGCTGA